From the Lathyrus oleraceus cultivar Zhongwan6 chromosome 4, CAAS_Psat_ZW6_1.0, whole genome shotgun sequence genome, one window contains:
- the LOC127073262 gene encoding 1-aminocyclopropane-1-carboxylate oxidase homolog 12-like: protein MFHHEIDKDSAPSSSSTTKLLVPSVDLVDIHQDPTRRKTVVEKIRETSETWGFFQAVNHGIEITVLDEMKNGVIRFFEQDSEVKRELYSRDDVVKPLVYNSNFHLYSSPAANWRNTFYCFMAPQSPKPEDLPSVCSYMLDIILIQLYDRDTPTLTMSKI from the coding sequence ATGTTCCATCACGAAATTGATAAAGATTCAGCTCCATCTTCAAGTAGCACCACCAAACTTCTTGTTCCTTCTGTTGATCTTGTTGATATTCATCAAGATCCCACAAGAAGAAAAACAGTTGTTGAGAAAATTAGAGAAACATCTGAGACATGGGGTTTCTTTCAAGCTGTTAATCATGGAATAGAAATTACTGTTTTGGATGAGATGAAGAATGGAGTTATAAGATTCTTTGAGCAAGATTCTGAGGTGAAAAGAGAACTATACTCACGTGATGATGTCGTGAAACCTTTGGTTTATAATAGTAACTTTCATCTTTATAGTTCACCAGCTGCTAATTGGAGGAATACCTTTTACTGTTTCATGGCTCCTCAGTCTCCTAAACCAGAAGATTTGCCATCAGTTTGTAGTTATATGTTAGATATAATCTTAATTCAACTGTATGACAGAGACACTCCGACATTGACAATGTCAAAAATTTAA